One Capsicum annuum cultivar UCD-10X-F1 chromosome 2, UCD10Xv1.1, whole genome shotgun sequence genomic window carries:
- the LOC107860211 gene encoding subtilisin-like protease SBT1.7 — protein MQSKGMSVKTHKIIKMSKYLVLVFVLLCLCNMSVAMEIKKTYIIHMAKSQMPATFDDHTHWYDSSLKSVSESAEMLYVYKNVVNGFSARLTAQEAESLESQPGILSVLPELKYELHTTRTPSFLGLEKSADFFPESDAMGDVIVGVLDTGVWPERKSFDDTGFGPIPASWKGQCESGTNFSSAKCNRKLVGARYFSRGYETTLGPIDESEESKSPRDDDGHGTHTASTAAGSIVQGANLLGYASGTARGMANRARVAVYKVCWEGGCFSSDILAAMDKAIDDNVDVLSLSLGGGTSDYYKDSVAIGAFAAMEKGILVSCSAGNGGPGPFSLSNVAPWITTVGAGTLDRDFPAYVSLGNGKNFSGVSLYAGDSLPNKMLPFVYAGNASNVTNGNLCMTGTLIPEKVKGKIVLCDRGINARVQKGSVVKAAGGAGMILANTDANGEELVADAHLLPATAVGQKTGDAIKKYLTSDPNPTATILFGGTKVGVEPSPVVAAFSSRGPNSITPEILKPDIIAPGVNILAGWTGAVGPTGLEEDDRRVEFNIISGTSMSCPHVSGLAALLKGAHPEWSPAAIRSALMTTAYTAYKNGEALLDIATGKPSTPFDHGAGHVDPISAANPGLIYDINADDYLNFICALKYTPSQINTLARRNFTCDSSKKYSVADLNYPSFAVSFPAAGSDGSNTIKYSRTLTNVGPAGTYKVTVSSTSSSVKIIVEPETLSFTRMNEKKSYTVSFTAPSMSSTTNVFGRIEWSDGKHVVSSPVAISQT, from the coding sequence ATGCAGTCCAAGGGAATGAGTGtaaaaacacacaaaataatcaaaatgtCTAAATACCTAGTTCTAGTTTTTGTACTTCTGTGCCTATGCAACATGTCTGTGGCAATGGAGATTAAGAAAACTTACATCATTCATATGGCTAAATCCCAAATGCCAGCAACCTTTGATGATCATACTCACTGGTATGACTCGTCCCTCAAATCAGTCTCCGAATCAGCAGAGATGCTGTATGTTTATAAAAATGTTGTCAATGGTTTTTCAGCAAGGCTTACAGCTCAAGAAGCTGAATCCTTGGAGTCCCAACCTGGGATTCTCTCTGTTTTGCCTGAGTTGAAATATGAACTTCATACTACTCGAACGCCTTCTTTTCTCGGTCTTGAAAAAAGTGCTGATTTCTTCCCTGAATCGGATGCTATGGGTGATGTTATCGTTGGAGTACTCGATACAGGAGTGTGGCCGGAAAGAAAGAGCTTTGACGACACTGGCTTTGGACCTATTCCTGCTTCGTGGAAAGGTCAGTGTGAGTCAGGCACCAATTTCAGTTCCGCCAAGTGTAACAGAAAGCTTGTTGGAGCGAGGTACTTTTCTAGGGGTTATGAGACTACTCTCGGTCCAATTGATGAATCAGAAGAGTCCAAATCTCCGAGGGACGATGATGGACATGGAACACACACTGCTTCTACAGCAGCAGGTTCAATCGTTCAGGGCGCTAACCTTCTTGGTTATGCTTCTGGAACTGCCCGTGGAATGGCTAACCGTGCCAGAGTTGCCGTGTACAAAGTTTGCTGGGAGGGGGGATGTTTCAGCTCCGACATATTAGCAGCTATGGACAAAGCAATTGATGATAACGTTGATGTGCTTTCGTTATCACTTGGTGGAGGCACATCGGATTACTACAAAGACAGCGTTGCAATAGGAGCATTTGCTGCTATGgagaagggtattttggtttcTTGCTCTGCTGGAAATGGAGGTCCTGGTCCATTCAGTTTGTCCAACGTTGCACCTTGGATCACCACCGTCGGTGCTGGAACGTTAGACCGTGATTTTCCAGCTTATGTAAGCCTTGGCAATGGTAAAAACTTCTCTGGAGTTTCACTGTACGCGGGTGATTCATTACCTAATAAGATGCTTCCCTTTGTGTATGCTGGTAATGCTAGCAACGTAACCAATGGAAATCTCTGTATGACGGGTACCTTAATTCCTGAGAAAGTTAAAGGCAAAATTGTGCTATGTGACAGAGGGATTAATGCTAGAGTCCAAAAGGGCTCTGTGGTAAAAGCAGCTGGTGGAGCCGGCATGATTTTGGCTAACACCGACGCAAATGGGGAGGAGCTAGTGGCTGACGCCCATTTACTTCCAGCGACGGCGGTGGGTCAGAAAACAGGCGACGCAATCAAGAAGTATTTAACCTCAGATCCTAATCCAACGGCCACGATTCTTTTTGGAGGAACAAAGGTAGGAGTCGAACCGTCACCGGTAGTTGCAGCGTTCAGTTCCAGAGGCCCAAATTCAATCACCCCGGAGATACTTAAACCGGATATCATCGCGCCCGGTGTTAACATTTTAGCAGGTTGGACCGGAGCAGTCGGTCCGACCGGGTTGGAAGAGGACGATAGACGGGTCGAGTTCAACATTATCTCGGGCACATCCATGTCGTGTCCACACGTGAGCGGCTTAGCGGCTTTGCTTAAAGGAGCTCACCCTGAATGGAGCCCTGCCGCCATTCGTTCCGCGCTCATGACCACCGCTTACACTGCCTACAAAAACGGCGAAGCACTACTAGACATCGCCACTGGAAAACCATCTACACCGTTCGATCACGGTGCCGGGCACGTGGATCCCATTTCTGCAGCCAATCCAGGACTGATTTATGACATAAACGCAGATGACTACCTCAATTTCATCTGCGCATTGAAATACACTCCATCACAAATCAACACCTTAGCAAGAAGAAACTTCACATGTGATTCAAGCAAAAAGTACAGCGTCGCAGATCTGAATTACCCTTCATTTGCTGTTTCATTCCCGGCAGCAGGAAGTGACGGTTCAAATACAATCAAATACAGCCGGACGCTGACAAATGTTGGACCGGCTGGAACATACAAAGTTACTGTTTCTTCGACAAGTAGTTCGGTGAAGATTATAGTTGAGCCCGAAACATTGAGTTTCACTCGGATGAATGAGAAGAAATCGTATACAGTTTCTTTCACAGCTCCATCGATGTCCTCAACTACGAATGTATTCGGTAGAATTGAGTGGTCAGACGGGAAGCATGTGGTTAGTAGTCCAGTGGCAATTTCTCAGACATGA
- the LOC107860212 gene encoding protein CONSERVED IN THE GREEN LINEAGE AND DIATOMS 27, chloroplastic isoform X1 translates to MLRLNLCSSVVPSPIEVKEIGRSCHSWIILTNKATILCRRNISVKALKDGMNGGTNGSGLGGRSWDPGLEIEVPFEQRPVNEYSSLKDETLYSWAELGPGGFFLRLGGLWLVTFTVLGVPIAAASFNPSKDPLRFLLAASSGTLFIVALIVLRIYLGWSYVGDRLLSAVIPYEETGWYDGQMWVKPPEILARDRLLGSYKVKPVIKMLKQTLVGTGALLVAAVTLFIFATPVEDFIRDTFTTKENSLSSTSTNSTKLALRKEELLSLPLEVKEDDDLAQAAAEAANGRPVYCRDRYYRALAGGQYCKWEDLLIK, encoded by the exons ATGCTGAGGCTAAATTTATGTAGTTCCGTTGTTCCTAGTCCGATAGAAGTCAAAGAAATTGGCAGAAGCTGCCATTCATGGATCATTTTAACCAACAAAGCGACGATTCTATGTAGGAGGAACATTAGTGTCAAAGCCCTGAAAGACGGGATGAATGGTGGCACTAATGGCAGTGGATTAGGTGGTCGTAGTTGGGACCCTGGATTGGAAATTGAGGTGCCATTTGAACAAAGGCCG GTGAATGAGTACTCATCTCTGAAAGATGAAACTTTATACTCTTGGGCAGAATTGGGTCCAGGGGGATTCTTCTTACGTCTTGGTGGACTTTGGTTAGTCACTTTCACAGTTTTGGGAGTGCCTATTGCTGCTGCAAGCTTCAATCCGTCAAAG GATCCCTTAAGATTTCTCCTGGCAGCAAGTTCAGGGACCCTCTTTATTGTTGCACTGATTGTCCTGAGAATTTATCTG GGATGGAGCTATGTTGGAGATAGACTTTTATCAGCAGTTATACCTTATGAAGAGACCGGATGGTATGATGGACAGATGTGGGTGAAGCCCCCCGAG ATCCTAGCTCGTGATAGGCTGCTCGGTTCGTATAAG GTGAAACCAGTCATAAAAATGCTGAAGCAAACGCTGGTTGGAACAGGGGCTTTGCTAGTTGCAGCAGTcacattattcatatttgcaACACCAGTAGAAGATTTTATCCGCGATACTTTCACAACAAAAGAGAACTCATTGAGTTCCACCTCAACAAACAGCACAAAACTAGCCCTCAG GAAAGAAGAACTGTTAAGCTTGCCACTGGAAGTCAAGGAGGACGATGATCTGGCACAAGCTGCTGCTGAAGCAGCTAATGGAAGGCCAGTTTACTGCAGAGATAGGTATTATCGTGCATTGGCCGGTGGACAGTACTGCAAATGGGAAGACCTACTTATAAAATAA
- the LOC107860212 gene encoding protein CONSERVED IN THE GREEN LINEAGE AND DIATOMS 27, chloroplastic isoform X2, with the protein MNGGTNGSGLGGRSWDPGLEIEVPFEQRPVNEYSSLKDETLYSWAELGPGGFFLRLGGLWLVTFTVLGVPIAAASFNPSKDPLRFLLAASSGTLFIVALIVLRIYLGWSYVGDRLLSAVIPYEETGWYDGQMWVKPPEILARDRLLGSYKVKPVIKMLKQTLVGTGALLVAAVTLFIFATPVEDFIRDTFTTKENSLSSTSTNSTKLALRKEELLSLPLEVKEDDDLAQAAAEAANGRPVYCRDRYYRALAGGQYCKWEDLLIK; encoded by the exons ATGAATGGTGGCACTAATGGCAGTGGATTAGGTGGTCGTAGTTGGGACCCTGGATTGGAAATTGAGGTGCCATTTGAACAAAGGCCG GTGAATGAGTACTCATCTCTGAAAGATGAAACTTTATACTCTTGGGCAGAATTGGGTCCAGGGGGATTCTTCTTACGTCTTGGTGGACTTTGGTTAGTCACTTTCACAGTTTTGGGAGTGCCTATTGCTGCTGCAAGCTTCAATCCGTCAAAG GATCCCTTAAGATTTCTCCTGGCAGCAAGTTCAGGGACCCTCTTTATTGTTGCACTGATTGTCCTGAGAATTTATCTG GGATGGAGCTATGTTGGAGATAGACTTTTATCAGCAGTTATACCTTATGAAGAGACCGGATGGTATGATGGACAGATGTGGGTGAAGCCCCCCGAG ATCCTAGCTCGTGATAGGCTGCTCGGTTCGTATAAG GTGAAACCAGTCATAAAAATGCTGAAGCAAACGCTGGTTGGAACAGGGGCTTTGCTAGTTGCAGCAGTcacattattcatatttgcaACACCAGTAGAAGATTTTATCCGCGATACTTTCACAACAAAAGAGAACTCATTGAGTTCCACCTCAACAAACAGCACAAAACTAGCCCTCAG GAAAGAAGAACTGTTAAGCTTGCCACTGGAAGTCAAGGAGGACGATGATCTGGCACAAGCTGCTGCTGAAGCAGCTAATGGAAGGCCAGTTTACTGCAGAGATAGGTATTATCGTGCATTGGCCGGTGGACAGTACTGCAAATGGGAAGACCTACTTATAAAATAA